The following nucleotide sequence is from Takifugu flavidus isolate HTHZ2018 chromosome 4, ASM371156v2, whole genome shotgun sequence.
gaggaggaaggcgcTGCAGTCGATGAGGATGACATGGGGCTGGTGGTGGAAGCAGATGAGAAAACGGTGGGCAGCGATGATGAGGAGGGGGTGGGAATGTGTCCGTTTCCTGTCACAGAATGTCTCAGTAAGTCTGAACCTGCAGAGGGGAAAATGCTCTGTAGGTCAGCTCGTGCTTGCCCTGACGGCTGAAGGAAGGAGGACCCACCACTGCCAGACATCAGGAGGGGATGGCTCATGTGGCTGAGGTTGCCCAGTATGGATGAGGAGTTCAGACCCATGGGAGGAAAACTGAGCCCACTAGATCCCATGGACATTCCAGggaaatgtgctgcagcagaggagcgcTTGACTCCCGCTTGTGGGTTGCCTTGGTTTTCGCTGCTTCGTCGTTTACCGCCACGCACCTCCAAACCCGAGCTCAGAAGGTGGTCGCTTAATTGTCTACTGAGATCAAGAGTTTCATTGTTTTGTAAAGCTTCATTTCCCGCCGGTGTGCTCGAAGTGTCGGATGGAGATGGCATTTCGTTCCTGGTGCCACCGGCCCCGGATGATGCGGCGTAGCGGCTGAACTCTGAGAGAATCTCTGAGCTTAATGGAGAGGATGGCTGCTGCTCCCCATTActggggtgctgctgctgattcacAGGTGATGAGCAGCCATTACTTACAGGATGGCTCAGAAAACTCGGGTTGTCTGTggcagaaagaaaaatgcagttGTGAAAAAGCCCAAACACGGAAGCTTTTTGTATAACGGCAATTCCAAATAACTAAATAACTGATAACTGAATATTTACCTCTGGGCACAACATGGTCCCCTACTGTTCCTCTACCTAATTTTCCCGATCGAATAGCAAAAATTCTTCCATCGTTCGTCCTAATGTAGGTGCCTATGACAGAGAAAAGTTAAATAATGGAGACAGAAGTTTTAATTGCTTTGAAATCGACGACGGCTGCTGCAGATACCTTTCGATCCTCTGATAATGTGGATGCTCTCTCCGGCATTAATTCGAGCTTGGACATCTGTTGTACTGTTGGATCCTGGGATTACAATATCTGCATATTTGGATTTCAAAAGTCCACTCTTTAATCATCTCACAAGCGCTTCAAGCATTTAATCACGGGAAGGGTAGATCGTAAATGTGACAATTTAAgctgtgatgaagaggaatttGTATTTAATCACACTACATTACCTGTAGTGGTGACAATCCTTTGCACTTGAACTCCAGCTTTCTGTAGAAAGTTGACGGGCAGGCTTCCAGAAGAGCTGGAGCCCGCCATGCCCACGCCAACCTGCCGGGGCATCATGGGGATTGGGGTGGACTGGATGGGCCTGACACTCGCCACAGGCTTGTCATCCGGCCTTGAGATGTGTCGccttaaaataaaattaaaaaaaaagagctgagctcaggagctgctcaaaaacagacacactaGTTTGGAACTTTATTTATGAGAAGTGTGATTTTTGCAGAGACTGCAGAGATAAATAGTGTGACGAAATGAATCAGGAAAACACCAAAGGCTGGTTTTTGAACAAGCAGCAGTATGAAATGTCTTTTAAGTACCAGGCAAATATTGTAATGGGTttgcaaaaaaaccaaagccATCACGCACCAGCCACGTTGGTTAAACATTGGCATGTTTGAGAGGGCCTGGTCACTGGTTGGGTAATAAGGGGCATATGATGGGCGAGAGTAGGGCACAGAGGCCCGTTTCTCATCCTCGTAACTCTTCTTGGCAGCTCTCTTCTCTGCTTTTGTCAGTTTAGACTCCTTACGGTCCACCAGAAGAGACTCATGATGAAAAGGTTCCTAAAGAGACAAACAGAAAGAGGACAAATGAATCACTGGAGAATCAAGTGCTGAGTGGATTAGACCAAAAAGTAGATTCAGTAAAAAGAAAGATCATCTGGAAGACGAATCTTTCTATAAatgttttgaggtttttttcagTTAATTTCAAATGATCACATTAAAGGTTGATGGGACTGTACCTTAGTGACGAGGTGTGGGTAAAGCTTACAAGCCTGGTAAATGACTTCTTCAAAATCCTCCTGGATGGCCAGATTAAACTGGCCTGCTTCCTCTTCCACAAAATGCAGCAGTGACTCTACTTCCTTACGAGTGAAGTTGAGACCCGGATTCAGGTCGTCAACCACTCGgtctttaaaacacacacacgtgcagaatATTGAGAATAAAGACGCTTGGATAAAAAGCTTTACATGTCACTCATACAGATGAATtcttaaagttgaaaaaaaatctggaaaacACGCAATTTTAAAGGCGCTCTTTAACAACGAAGCCGACAGCTCTTTTACCTGACATGCCCTGCTTCGAGACTTGTCTGTCGTAGATTTTTTTCTCCAAGGTGAAATCACAGACAAGGCGATAAATGAAGCAGGGTTTCCTCTGGCCATATCGATACACCCTACACACTGCTTGGGCATCATGACATGGGTTCCAGGAGGCATCAAACACCACCACACGGTTAGCTCCAATCAGGTTTACCCCCAAGCAACCCGCTCTAAAAAATTTATAAAACAAACACGAGTAGAAACTGAATGACGACATGTCCACCAGGGAAtatcagggggaaaaaaagggagaagaggTCTGTACCTTGTGGAAAGAAGGAAGACCcaagctgctttgttttctggGTCATTAAACTGATTGATGAGTCGTTCTCTTTCTGAGGCTGATGTGCTTCCATCCAGTCCTGAAGACAAGCGTGTCATCGTTTCATTAACAGAGACATACAACACACTAGACCATCTACAATAACTGTGAATATTTGTGTATTTCATAGAAATACTTGTCTCACTGAACACTGACTCAAACCAGAGATGGTGTTTAGAATTATTCCAGGGCAACAGAGTACCGGTAGTAAAGGTGAACAAATAAAATGCGGTGGAACTACAGCATATCTTAAAAGACCATCAGACGTTTGAGTTTTTTTGAGATGGAGCGGAGTGGAGGGGAAGACACAGAGCACAGGCTGGACGACTCACTGTAGTAATTGAGGTTGCGGACCCAGTTTTGGCTCCTGGGCTCAGAGGAGGCGATTCCTGAAGGCATGGGTCGCTTTGACAAAAAGTCCTCAATGACACTCAGAGTGGACAAACTTTGACTATTAATATGAGAAGAAATATACAATAACATACATGTCACAAAATGTTTACAAACAGAGCCATTCTTTACATTGGCATAAACTCCTGCATTCATATATGTAAAAGCCtttgatttattgtaaatgcACACATTTCTGCTTGCAAAACTTGACAACCTCATAAAACGTAGGAGGGTTTGTATATCTGATCTATTTGATTCTTACAGCAACCTGCAAAATTACTCAGAAAGCAAAATCAGGAAATCACTCGAGCTCTAAGCTACCGGTACTTAATTATGTTTAAGGCAATGCTTGTTGGGCTTACCTAAAGACCAAaagtttgtctctttttttgacGCTTTCCTCAATCAGATGGAAAAGCAGAACCATCTTAGCCGAGTTTTCCAGAATTCCCATATGGTAGCTTGACATTATGTCCTTtgcctgaaaaaacaaaaacagaagataTATAAAATGTTTTGGGGTAAAGGGACAATAAAGTTCTGCAAATCTGCATCAGTAAAGAAAACAGGTGTTCAAATTTATTCTTGAGCACTGGAAAAAGTAATAGTGATAAAGTAATTCCACTTTGGGTCTTGACTATTAGCTGTTAAAGCCCAGCGGCAGACGAAGCGGCTGTACAAGACGCACCCATTCATATGTGATAACTTGATTGGCTCGGTCCTGGGTGTGGTTGATTGGCAGCGtggtgttgtttttgctgttacATGGATCTGCTACTTTTGCTTTGAGTCCGGAACCAGGTGCAGGGCAGCGTGGGTTACCAGCTGAAGTGATGtcatccaggtccaggtcctgcTCATTTGCCTGATTCTCTTTCTGCAAAGCTTCATAGAGTACATCTGGGTGATTCCAAATCTAGAtcaggaagagaaaacagaaacattctTAATGAAATAGTGTTGGATTAATTTTCACAACACTAACATTTCCCCAAAagggaaaaaggagaagaaggtgaaTGGATGGAAGGACAGATGGTATAAGTCTTACCTTGCAACATACACAGAAAGCTTTGAGTGGGTTTAGACCCAGCCAGCCAGTGTTTCCTGCTTCTCTAAAGCGTTTCATGAACTCAGTATACAATGCTCTCTGAATGGGAGAAAGTCGCACCAAAATCACATGCTCCTGCTTAGAAGGAAGCTGGTCTCGCAGCACATCATGGCCACGTCTACGAACACacaacagaaagaagaaataGGACAACGGACAAAGAGGCATCAAGCAAATGGTCTATTTCCCAAACCACCAATATGGGAAGATGGTTTACCTTTGAACAAAACCCTCCAGCAGACTGTGAAGCACGTGACTGCGGTAGCGCATCAAGCGAACATCTTGAGGCGTGCTGTCTATACACTGTCCGTTCAGAATCGGCCGCTCAAACATGTTGCTGAACTCCTGACGTGTGCCCAGAAAGTCTGGTCTGACAAAGTCCACCATGCACCAGTATTCAAGAAGGTTGTTCTGCAAAGGGTAACCTGTCAGGACAACCCTGCGTCGGGAGCGAATGTTCTTAAGGGCCTGTGATGTGCTGGCATGGTAATTCTTGATGCGATGACCTTCATCACATATCACAACATCAGGTCCAGGCCTTGCAATGGCCCTCTCAATacctgtaaatacaaacatccaGGACAACCTGAATAAGTCCTCCATTGGGAGCGACTGCATTTTCAAAGCAATGGGCATTGCTGACCTTTCATAAGCTCCTGCTGTCTATCTTCTTCATCTAAGTCGATGATAACTGGCCCTGTAGGTTTCTTTGATTTCCTCCTCTTGCCCATCACAAAGCTCTTCTTCATGGTCAGCAGACGGTACATCTCATAACCCATCAGCAACACCCCTCCATCTCTGGACCAGTCCTCCACCACCTTGGCCCTCGCCAGTGTTGTTCTGAACAATGTGATCAACAGCTCACATTATGATCAAATAATTAATAACTCAAACCAAAAATAAGGGATAGATACAAAATACAAGGTGAAACTTGTTACAAATTGAGCAAATGTAAATTCCATTACACACATTATGGTTTGTAACATACTTGTGCTCATCATTGAGGACGTGAACATTGAATAATCGGCCAGTAATGACTGTGGGGTCTGTTTCTGGTGGGAGGGATTCCTGAGCTGGGAGCCACAGGTTAAACTCTGTTAACCAGTTCTGAATTGTGTTCACctttatgaagaaaaaaagagttaCAAGTTaatcaaataaatgattttctGATCTAAACTGGGCTATAAACACTCAAAACACTCACGGGAACAATGGCCAGCACAGTGTGAGTCTCAGTATTCCTCATTAGGACATCAATGAAGGAAATGACCTGCAGAGTCTTGCCCAACCCCATGCTGTGTGCGAGGATGCAGCCGAACCCACTGCTGGTTTTATACCGTTCCAGAGACTCAACAAGGTTATCATAAAGAAAACGGATTCCACCGATCtgggaaagacagaaaagaggacCCCAAACTTTAATATAAAACAAGAATTAGGCTGAAATGTGAAAGTCTAAAAGACTGCAGCTGTTTTACTTGGTGGGGTTTGACAGCCCTGGCGAGCTGTGGAGCAAGGTAAAGGTCtttctcctctgcagggtggTTGATATTAACAAGCACACGACCGTGGGCGTCTGGCAGATTCAGAGCATCATTGATATGTGCTCCACTGCTCTCTTCAGTACCAGCGGTGCCGTGAGCATCTTCGTCAGCTGATTCGCTGCTTATCTGAAGGGAATCTTCATCCCCAGAACTGAGCTCAATTATATCTGTAGAGGCACAAAATCAAATGCTGTGAGAAGTTCGATCAGACATCATCTTCTATTAAAGTTTTCTATTAAAGTTCTTACCATCTCTGAGACCAAGTGTAGGCACCTTGGAGTCCactttttcatcttcatcaccactaCTGTCCAGACAGATTACATCCTGCTTGCTCAGCAGATCTGGAACCAAGTGAGAAACTTCTCCTAAAAGTGAAGCAGTATCTACTGTTGGAAAGATGGGAAATGGAAGTGACATTTCAGAAAGAAAGTTAAGACAGAATAATGTTGGCTAAATCACAGAAGGTGAGCCAGTCACCTAGCTGGGAGTCTGGAACAACAGGAGCCGGA
It contains:
- the rad54l2 gene encoding helicase ARIP4 isoform X2, coding for MSEDAVSESDLDTSLISEEEYLENEEEEDMEEEENENDGDDEDDSERPGSSQSQSEAHQDDRGSTSSASREPSSEPSSRPSSRSSPRPPGSPENTSQSKPPSSKIKKQKPSKGNKSSKSSKASKTSKPAHMRKNIRKLLKEDQLEAGTKTAQQEEMDRLKRLEQQRKEFPAPAPVVPDSQLDTASLLGEVSHLVPDLLSKQDVICLDSSGDEDEKVDSKVPTLGLRDDIIELSSGDEDSLQISSESADEDAHGTAGTEESSGAHINDALNLPDAHGRVLVNINHPAEEKDLYLAPQLARAVKPHQIGGIRFLYDNLVESLERYKTSSGFGCILAHSMGLGKTLQVISFIDVLMRNTETHTVLAIVPVNTIQNWLTEFNLWLPAQESLPPETDPTVITGRLFNVHVLNDEHKTTLARAKVVEDWSRDGGVLLMGYEMYRLLTMKKSFVMGKRRKSKKPTGPVIIDLDEEDRQQELMKGIERAIARPGPDVVICDEGHRIKNYHASTSQALKNIRSRRRVVLTGYPLQNNLLEYWCMVDFVRPDFLGTRQEFSNMFERPILNGQCIDSTPQDVRLMRYRSHVLHSLLEGFVQRRGHDVLRDQLPSKQEHVILVRLSPIQRALYTEFMKRFREAGNTGWLGLNPLKAFCVCCKIWNHPDVLYEALQKENQANEQDLDLDDITSAGNPRCPAPGSGLKAKVADPCNSKNNTTLPINHTQDRANQVITYEWAKDIMSSYHMGILENSAKMVLLFHLIEESVKKRDKLLVFSQSLSTLSVIEDFLSKRPMPSGIASSEPRSQNWVRNLNYYRLDGSTSASERERLINQFNDPENKAAWVFLLSTRAGCLGVNLIGANRVVVFDASWNPCHDAQAVCRVYRYGQRKPCFIYRLVCDFTLEKKIYDRQVSKQGMSDRVVDDLNPGLNFTRKEVESLLHFVEEEAGQFNLAIQEDFEEVIYQACKLYPHLVTKEPFHHESLLVDRKESKLTKAEKRAAKKSYEDEKRASVPYSRPSYAPYYPTSDQALSNMPMFNQRGWRHISRPDDKPVASVRPIQSTPIPMMPRQVGVGMAGSSSSGSLPVNFLQKAGVQVQRIVTTTDIVIPGSNSTTDVQARINAGESIHIIRGSKGTYIRTNDGRIFAIRSGKLGRGTVGDHVVPRDNPSFLSHPVSNGCSSPVNQQQHPSNGEQQPSSPLSSEILSEFSRYAASSGAGGTRNEMPSPSDTSSTPAGNEALQNNETLDLSRQLSDHLLSSGLEVRGGKRRSSENQGNPQAGVKRSSAAAHFPGMSMGSSGLSFPPMGLNSSSILGNLSHMSHPLLMSGSGGSSFLQPSGQARADLQSIFPSAGSDLLRHSVTGNGHIPTPSSSSLPTVFSSASTTSPMSSSSTAAPSSSLASGSLPPYLMNPNMTSLLSSGFPLNYCQSLLSEPRMFPNPLLSGSGGFPVPNSNSQGLLSHFNNPTSSLLGAALSQPDRREDTENGGSSSDDDVIEVTGQ
- the rad54l2 gene encoding helicase ARIP4 isoform X1, yielding MSEDAVSESDLDTSLISEEEYLENEEEEDMEEEENENDGDDEDDSERPGSSQSQSEAHQDDRGSTSSASREPSSEPSSRPSSRSSPRPPGSPENTSQSKPPSSKIKKQKPSKGNKSSKSSKASKTSKPAHMRKNIRKLLKEDQLEAGTKTAQQEEMDRLKRLEQQRKEFPAPAPVVPDSQLVDTASLLGEVSHLVPDLLSKQDVICLDSSGDEDEKVDSKVPTLGLRDDIIELSSGDEDSLQISSESADEDAHGTAGTEESSGAHINDALNLPDAHGRVLVNINHPAEEKDLYLAPQLARAVKPHQIGGIRFLYDNLVESLERYKTSSGFGCILAHSMGLGKTLQVISFIDVLMRNTETHTVLAIVPVNTIQNWLTEFNLWLPAQESLPPETDPTVITGRLFNVHVLNDEHKTTLARAKVVEDWSRDGGVLLMGYEMYRLLTMKKSFVMGKRRKSKKPTGPVIIDLDEEDRQQELMKGIERAIARPGPDVVICDEGHRIKNYHASTSQALKNIRSRRRVVLTGYPLQNNLLEYWCMVDFVRPDFLGTRQEFSNMFERPILNGQCIDSTPQDVRLMRYRSHVLHSLLEGFVQRRGHDVLRDQLPSKQEHVILVRLSPIQRALYTEFMKRFREAGNTGWLGLNPLKAFCVCCKIWNHPDVLYEALQKENQANEQDLDLDDITSAGNPRCPAPGSGLKAKVADPCNSKNNTTLPINHTQDRANQVITYEWAKDIMSSYHMGILENSAKMVLLFHLIEESVKKRDKLLVFSQSLSTLSVIEDFLSKRPMPSGIASSEPRSQNWVRNLNYYRLDGSTSASERERLINQFNDPENKAAWVFLLSTRAGCLGVNLIGANRVVVFDASWNPCHDAQAVCRVYRYGQRKPCFIYRLVCDFTLEKKIYDRQVSKQGMSDRVVDDLNPGLNFTRKEVESLLHFVEEEAGQFNLAIQEDFEEVIYQACKLYPHLVTKEPFHHESLLVDRKESKLTKAEKRAAKKSYEDEKRASVPYSRPSYAPYYPTSDQALSNMPMFNQRGWRHISRPDDKPVASVRPIQSTPIPMMPRQVGVGMAGSSSSGSLPVNFLQKAGVQVQRIVTTTDIVIPGSNSTTDVQARINAGESIHIIRGSKGTYIRTNDGRIFAIRSGKLGRGTVGDHVVPRDNPSFLSHPVSNGCSSPVNQQQHPSNGEQQPSSPLSSEILSEFSRYAASSGAGGTRNEMPSPSDTSSTPAGNEALQNNETLDLSRQLSDHLLSSGLEVRGGKRRSSENQGNPQAGVKRSSAAAHFPGMSMGSSGLSFPPMGLNSSSILGNLSHMSHPLLMSGSGGSSFLQPSGQARADLQSIFPSAGSDLLRHSVTGNGHIPTPSSSSLPTVFSSASTTSPMSSSSTAAPSSSLASGSLPPYLMNPNMTSLLSSGFPLNYCQSLLSEPRMFPNPLLSGSGGFPVPNSNSQGLLSHFNNPTSSLLGAALSQPDRREDTENGGSSSDDDVIEVTGQ